Proteins co-encoded in one Theileria equi strain WA chromosome 3, complete sequence genomic window:
- a CDS encoding hypothetical protein (encoded by transcript BEWA_008120A): MDLSFLVYSILPIILYINISLTNGKPFDSLLRFLQSQEPDYSNKPFVEENNATPSWVDEQDLVAEYESSQSERVNDLKLRAIQKRRAANTLRSYSEGIEIELDKAKKKTNGAKNLDKFKLNAQLEANLARAALLYKQADLLDEQALEAKKKLENIHLSPNKNNVLIRDCNLLKIGPLYYSSRVDNVIHKSEEPLMAKLTGNSFMLYHNKQPQLTFYLVDVELPTKPVEDAQGCFSFRYRGAEEVLCSGTQLSAHTWMNAISEAWFCKNMGIKGTLVNIKTTKPQSENENTIMKHALKNDESNKGLINMEVSVDDKNKTHLLVNGNEKPVSAVSNILDITEILKGKCEDIPFLLSDQKKKQSQN; encoded by the exons ATGGATTTGTCATTCCTTGTTTATTCGATTTTGCCCattattttgtatataAACATCTCTTTAACAAAT GGGAAACCTTTCGATTCATTGCTGCGTTTTTTGCAATCTCAAGAACCGGATTATTCAAACAAACCATTCGTCGAGGAAAATAATGCTACTCCTTCATGGGTAGACGAACAAGATCTAGTAGCAGAATACGAA TCATCTCAATCGGAAAGGGTTAATGATTTGAAATTAAGGGCGATACAAAAACGTAGAGCAGCTAACACACTAAGGTCATATTCTGAAGGAATTGAAATAGAACTCGATAAAGCCAAGAAAAAAACAAACGGAGCAAAAAATTTGGATAAATTTAAACTCAATGCACAACTGGAAGCAAATTTAGCCAGAGCAGCGTTGTTGTATAAACAAGCTGATTTATTGGATGAACAAGCTCTCGAAGCAAAAAAAAAGTTGGAAAACATACACTTATCACCGAACAAGAACAATGTATTAATAAGAG ATTGTAATTTGTTGAAGATTGGACCTTTGTACTATTCGTCACGTGTAGACAATGTTATTCATAAAAGTGAAGAACCTCTAATGGCTAAATTGACGGGAAATTCATTCATGCTTTATCACAATAAACAACCACAATT GACCTTCTATCTTGTGGATGTCGAGCTTCCTACAAAACCCGTAGAGGATGCGCAAGGTTGTTTTTCATTTAGATATAGAGGTGCTGAAGAAGTTTTGTGTTCTGGGACACAACTTTCTGCTCATACATGGATGAACG CGATAAGCGAAGCATGGTTTTGCAAAAACATGGGTATAAAGGGAACTCTAGTAAACATCAAAACCACCAAACCACAGTCCGAAAATGAAAACACTATAATGAAACATGCActaaaaaatgatgaatcGAACAAG GGTTTAATTAATATGGAAGTCTCCgttgatgataaaaataaaacaCACTTACTagtaaatggaaatgagaAACCGGTTTCTGCAGTATCCAACATATTAGACATAACGGAGATTCTAAAGGGTAAGTGTGAAGAtattccatttcttctttcaGACCAAAAGAAAAAACAATCGcaaaattaa